The nucleotide window TATTTGCAGTTCACTTTGATGAAACACATTTCAAACCTTCCAGAAATATCCACTGTTCCAAGTTTATACTCCTGTTTTCTTACTCACGATGCTGCAGATATAGTACAAGAAGTCAAGCACCTCCTTGGTTTTCAAGTACAAAAATAAACCACTTGCAATTAAAAGGTGGATAATTCTTATCCAAGGAGATGCAGACTTCCCACTCTTTCTTTGAGATGTGGCAACAGTTCTTATTACGTGATCCCACACAGATACTCATACAACTATAATGTTTAGAAACCCTACATATGGCCTGGGACTCTACCAGCCACTGTTTGATGTAAAAGGATGGCCCCTCCCTCAAAGAGCTCAGCACCACAATACACTATTACAAAATAGTGCTGAACAATTTACAAAATAGGTGCTGAACAACCATCAACACAAACCTCAAAAACCCCTGACAAATGCTTCCTGTGATGCCTTTTCCCATTGCTGTGGATGGATGGAGGTGGGGACCGGTTGTTCCCTAATTAGTGAAACCGAAGGCTGCAGCAGGTCCCCATAAAGTTCTTCCAAAACACGAAGGAAGAGAAcaccagccctgggagctgcttcaCACACTATGCACTACATTTCAGCACTTCTCACTGGACACCCTGAAGCATCACCTGCAAAATACTTACTGTAAACAGTACAAAGTACTTCTGGTTATTCTCTCCTACACAGTTATTGACCCACGGGCAGTGATGGTCCATTTTCCGAATGCACCTCTTGCAAACGCTGAAAGAACACAGGTCTTCATTAACGGCACTTTTCATTCCAAGAACACAAAATTTTACAGGGGTTTGAGGGACAAAGAAATTCAGCTAAAGAATCAGAGGTGAAATCTGAACATAAAAGAATTTACTTGGCACCATATTTATATTTGTGGTTTGCTTACTTGACTAAGCCTGTTCAAAATGAACCATACAATACCAAACCACCATTGCAAAAATTAATGCCACACATCAGTGGTTCTTTCCAAAATATGGTTTGAACAATACATTCGGACAGATGggaaaaatctgtgtttagTTTTAATCTATTTGGCCTGTAAAAATGTCTACAGATTAAAACTAAACATAAATCACAAAGACACAAAAGGTAGTAATGAATAAAGATACTTCTCAGAGTTGCTGACAACAGTCTCAGGTTTATTTGCCAACATTTGCTGGTAGCAGGAACTTGCAATCAAATAAGGCTTTAGAAAAGATTATTAACATCAAGGTTAGCCACATACTAGCAGAAAATAGCTGCGGCAGTCAGTCAGGAAGATGGTACCACAATAGACATTCAAGGTGAAATTAGATGTTAAAGTACTTCACAAAACCAGACTAATGAAatcaaaattcaaattcttgCCAGCGTGCAAGTTGTGGCTGGAAgtcaaataattaaaacattattaCTTTATATATTACTCTGAACATCATTCTCTTGCTTAGTCAGTAACTGCTTCAGCACACATAATAAAGAAAGtctttttctctgttgcttTCTCATGGGATAGGAGACGAAAGGCAGTCAAGTCTCCTGATACCACATTGTACAAACAAGCACAGAAatcaaatatgaaaaaacacaaaaccccaaagcaaacaaacaataGACCTAGAAAAGAAACAGCCATTCCAGAACAATTCTGGCAGCAATGAAACAGAAAGGGCTAAGCGCTctgctaattttatttttcttcttataacAAAAAGCATCTTGAccttaatataaataataaacttCAACACCCAAACACTTAAGGGGAActcaaatgaaaacataaatatgTTCTTATCAGCATGTAtgaataaataatagaaaatctCTCTGTCAGAACTAAAGTGAGCCTTTCACTCACTTTAATTGGTGGGAGAGCATAATCCCCAAGGATATGTGCTATGCCTGAAAAACAAATGAGTTGCTATAGGCCTGATCCTAAATGAAAGTCCAGGCAGGCAGATCAGGagctccttctcctcaggcaAACATGGGTGCCCTACTACCTGTCAATCCCAcatgcagagggaaaaaaagaaaagccttgtTTTGCCAGAACAAACAGCTTAAAATCATTTGGAGCTACATGGGGTCTAAAATCAGCAGGCACAGTAAGAGAAATTTATCTGCCAGGTGATGTACTTTGAAAGACAAGTATCTCTcattgtgattaaaaaaaaaaaaggaaaggttaaGGTGAGGAAGATAGTGAGGGAGGAGAATGCCTCCCTGTGTGCGGCTGTGCACACACTTTCCTTGGGCTCTGGGAGAGGTGCAAGCAAACCTCCAACTGCTCCTACTTCCCCAGAGGGACAACCTGAAGCAGCCAAGCCACAGATGTGAAAGAGACAGGAGAGGAGGTTGGGAGGAGAGCTTTATTCCATGCACACATACCAAAAACAGTTGGATGACAGGCAGAACAGGAAGCTAGCTGGtagaaaaggaaacacagaaacCACAACTAAACACTACAGAGAGCAGGGATTGCCCACACTCAGACACTTCCCCCATTCAACCACCCAACTTCCAAATGCTGGCAGGACTAGTTTACTAGGCACAGAGGACTCACTAAATAGCACATTTATCAAAAACATCCTGGTCCCTCTGGCATACAGCTAGCAGTATCTCTTGCTGATGCATATGCTCAACCTTTGGTGTTTTAAAGTCTAATAAATCTCCCTaggccacaaaaaaaaaatgtctgacTGAAGATTCTCAGTATCATCACTGATCAGTAGATCACCTTCCCAAATCTTAATGTCTAAAAACTTATCTTAAAGGACAGAATAAAATACCATGGTGACAAGGTTTTGTGTTTAGCCAGAGTCTTTTTACCTATACTGTGAGTCATCATCAAGACAGCATTTTAGATGTGAAGTTTCATTCATAATTGAAAAGCTGTCACAGGGGATTTTACAGCAGCATTAATAAGTGATAGGCAAGACCACGTTGTTCCTGCTGAATAACCGACTCctgattttcattaaaattaaaaaagtcccaaaaacaacaaaaaaataaaaacatttgcaaacagaagctctgaaaacaaatatgaaaaaagcaaacagcaggaCAAGTTTGCTCAGCTCATTACCATGTATTTCCCTCCCCACAAGACCACTGCATGAATCAGCACTAGCCCAGGTAAGAGTTCTCTCTGTATGTATTAGTTTTTGAGTAGGCAAGGAAATGACACCAGTGCAAACTTATTAACTACTTACTGGAAAGCAGGTTCGCTTGctttaaaagcagaagagaatttTAGGAAGTAGTTATTTTTTTGCTCACTGCCTTTAGTACTAAAAAGCTCACTACCAGTTACTCTCTTCCAGGAAGTTTATCctaccagaaaaagaaaggacatGACAGATCAGTAGGCATACTGATCTATCACAAATCACAAAACAAAGTCACAGTACTCAATGAAAATGTGGAAATCTGAACTCTTAATATATACAGTTACCTGCACTTCAGTTTTAACTTAAATATCCCTTCTAAATAGAATACACAGACAAATGGGtttgtgaattaaaaaaagaaggaaaagacacTGACCCTTTGGGAGACATTTTATGGATTTCTATGCATTTTGGGAGAGAATGTCTCTTTTCAAGTCATGTTTACATGATAATTTATGGAATGTCAGTTAGAAGTCTGGAACCAAGGGAGCATTCaaaaattttaagtgtttcTCACTTTGCACAAAGTAGCCCAAGCCTCCTATATATGAAAATTTGTCAGAAAAGGTATGAGATTTGTTCTGAGAAGCTTAAATGTGTCTGGTACTACTGACAACAGAATTTGTATGCCAATCCCTCAACTGACCCACTCCGGTCTCAGACTGCAGTAACAAGGTACACTGGTGAATAATTCTTGAGGTCTTGATGAAACAGCCGTCCTCAGAACAGACTTTACCTGCAGTGATGTGCTCTGTCAGGTTTGATACTACAACACTTTGGGCACTTGTAAACCACCTGTCCTGGTTTTAGCTGTAAACTCTCGATGAACTCTTTTGTGGCATTACCTTTGGGTACAGCaccctgcagaaaaaaaaaaaaaaaacaacaaaaaaaaacaacaaaccaggAGATTAACTTGTGGACATTATGGATGCTAAGAACAACAGGATGACTTAAAACTATGGGAGGggcagaaagaagaagaaataaaagcgTCCCTAAGATCAACAGAGTTTCAAGAAGAGCAAGAagattcagaaaagaaatttaaatgtgGTCTTAAAATATGGAGCCACATACTTATACATAATTTTGGTAgggcttttgttgtttttttttaaaacatcaatAAACCTCCACTTAAGCAATTAGTCTTTTGTAGTCCAATAGTAACCTTTACATATTTAAGAATCTTCATCACTCTTTTCACATCAACAGATTTATCATGTCAGTGTTTCCTATCACATACTGAAAACTGCACATGTTTATGCCAGTAGAAGCTGCTTCTTCAGAAGTATCCTTGTGTACACTAAGAGTTGCTGGTAAATAAATCATGTATTTATAGTTATGCTTCCATTGTGTATTTGCTATTTAAACTGGGATTTAACATTCAAACACTGAACACTAAGAATTGTCACATCTGAATAAGGTAGAACAGGTAAAACATTCTTAGCTGTGCAATTTCCACTTTAAAGTATATCTTTAAATAGGTAACATATTGCTGCTATAGGAGCCCAAGTTCATGAGTTTCTAGTCTTTATAGGGACAAAAaagttgcttaaaaaaaaaaaaaaaaaaaaaaaccaaaccaaagaaacTCCCtctgctccaaaaaaaaaaaaaaaaaaaaaaagcataaacatGGTGTATGAAATCACTGCTGGTACATTGACACAATTTACTTCTGTGAAGTTAAGgcttttttaattgaaataaaaccagagatGCAATATTTCAATAGATTTCTGATGGAAGAGTCTCTTTTCAATACATCTATACAACCTCTTAACAGCAATAAACAGGACCAGTAGTATGGGGCTTTTTAAAGCAATCTTTGGAGAGTTTTTCCTAATAGGCGTgactaatttaaaaattaccaaaaCCAATTTCCACAAAATTGCTACAACTCATGTTCTCTCTCTTAAGTATGCAGCAAAGCTCAAAACTTTAGGAATGTTCTTAGCAAGGGCCCATTGGAAGCAGTTCCTGAAATGCAGGACACACGCTATCAATTGTGAAGAACTGAGTcgttcatttatttattataagaATTCTGCTTGTTTGCCTCAGCAgtgctttttgtttcattctcaTCTTACATATGCCCCTGGTTCCCCATGTCCTGGAAGCTTCCTTAATCCCAGACTCACTGTCTGTCAGATGTTAGTGCACCCCTTCTCTGTAGCTTCCTTCTTGAATTTTATTTAGCTGAATTCCTCGTTATAAAATGAAACGAAATCCCACTGGCTCTCCACCCACGTACGTAAATCCCACCTCACACAAGGAATTAATATATATTTCCCCAATTACTCTCAACAGAAATTGTATCTGCTTCTACAACACTGCTCCAATTAGCCCAtttcaaaatacagcttttgtTTCACAAGAGCTGCTGCTAACTCTGCAAAATAATTCCAGCCACCTGAAGGTCCCTAAGCATAAAAATCACACAACATACAATAATTAACAACTACCTTTAGGATACAGACTATCTAACAAACTGCTTCAACCCTCTATTCCCGAGTCCAGAAGTTTCAGAGGCTAAAGTACTGCTTATACTTCTGCCCAGCAGCAGTAGCTTGCAATTCAACAATCTTTACCACAAATTGTGACAATACCCTAAATCAAGccatttctgcagtgctgaggcTTCTGGAAGAGCTGAAATCTAAGAAACAAAGATTATACTGAAGTCTTAACTGCACCTAACAAGGTTTCAAGGGGGAAATAATATTTGGAAGGGGCAGACTTACTAGAGGCACATCACCACTCCCAACAGCAGCAACATTTGTGAGGAAGGAGACAGGAGAAGCCCAAGCTTGTCTTTCCTTCCACTGACTAGTGGAGATGGGGTTTTGAACTGAGTCTACTGTCCAGAGGTTATTAAGCAAAATAAACCATCACAGGCCATTCAGAATTAGCGTCAGGGTGCTAAACTTTATCTTGTCACAAACTGAAAGATGAAAAAGCAGCAGATCTGATCTCTCAAAGCAATGTTCTAAGGATACATACAAGGGGATCTCACAACTCTGATGCTTCCCAACTTGCCTAAGAACTGCCATCTCTTAGCATGCTCAGACTGTATTTATTTCAGCCTTGTCCAATACACTCAACAAAATCAGTAGAATGAGAGATGGTAACACAGCTTTTCAAAACAACACATattctgctctgttctgctgaAGCAATACTTGCCAAGGCAGACAACCAAAACCAGCTTTTCTAGCTTTCCTGTTTGTCAAGACACAACAAGCCACAAACACAAGATCTGCCACTGGGGAGAAAACAGCATCAGAGAGAAACACTCTCCTTCCCAGTGCAGAAAGAGGAGCTGCTCACACACCAGGAATCTAGTGCTGGGTCCTTGACTTTGCATCCGAATTGAGTGGGACGAAAAATTAGCATACCACATCAGCAGCCTCTCTCAGCAGGCTGACACACAAAAGTTATTTAAATCTGCCACTCACTCAGCAACTGATTTACCCAACATCTAGCAGACAAGAAAAACACCGCCTATTTCTTTCCGAGACACACAGAGAGAGGTGTATACTTACTGGATCTGTCAGCATAGCACGAAAATGTGAAGCCAAAGCGAGGAAAGCCAAGGTGTTGAACAGTGTGCCATTGATGACACTATAAACATAATCTCTCGATGGAACTAGCATGACAAGAAGGACTACAAAGTCGGCATAGAACACCAGCATCCAGGTAACGACAGCACATGCAATACCACAGCCATCTCGAATAAACCACATTGTTCCCAGGGAAGCGCGGCTAGGAGGTGGAACACACTTTTCTGGCTGGAGGTATTCAGGTGTCCTTTCAATATCTCTGAAGCGGTGGACTGGAGTAATCATCATAGGCTATTATGTCCATACTTGCATCTGAAAGAGAGTCAGAAACAGCGCTCACTGCTCTGCCAGACATCCAGACCTCTGTTCACATAACTGCATGGTCATCACATGGGAAAATTGcagaaagtgaaatgaaaaagcaaaaaggttAATAAATCAAACACGAAATAATGGATTGGGAAACCACACTCTTGCGCTTATCAGAACACTCCTTACTCAGAAGACTCTAAGTGCTTTTAAGAAGTGCTTAATTACACACTAGGTCTACCTGTGTGCCACCTCCACCTCCCTAAGTGGAAAGGCAACAagcattttaatgaagaaaaagtcATCAGGTAGGAGCCAACAGGAGCGGCCACAACAGGAACTGAAGCAAGAACTTggcactgtcactgtcactgtgagGGGGAGAAGAGGAAGTCCTGCCACACCTGGCAGGGTCCCTTTTTGCTGCTTCGTATTTGGGGAAGCGTCTTTCCTACACATACTGGGAAACTAAGCAAGTGGAAGAGGCTTCCTTTCTCCTTACCCACTGACTCCCAGCTTTGGGGTAAAAGtgcaaaaacaaacagctgTACAGTCAGATTTGCGGGAATTGATTAAGGCACAACCCAGAAAAGATCTTAACAGGAACTTCTAGTCTTGGCTGGAGGATGTAATTTTCCAgcaacagctgtccccagctctcacctcctcctctggcCTTAGATCCCTTGGAAGTCTCCTGCTTTACCATGCTTCTCCCGCCACCTTTGCTCCATTCCTCAATGGCATT belongs to Vidua macroura isolate BioBank_ID:100142 chromosome 1, ASM2450914v1, whole genome shotgun sequence and includes:
- the ZDHHC3 gene encoding palmitoyltransferase ZDHHC3 isoform X2, with product MMITPVHRFRDIERTPEYLQPEKCVPPPSRASLGTMWFIRDGCGIACAVVTWMLVFYADFVVLLVMLVPSRDYVYSVINGTLFNTLAFLALASHFRAMLTDPGAVPKGNATKEFIESLQLKPGQVVYKCPKCCSIKPDRAHHCSVCKRCIRKMDHHCPWVNNCVGENNQKYFVLFTMYIALISLHALIMVGFHFLYCFEEDWTKCSSFSPPTTVILLILLCFEALLFLIFTSVMFGTQVHSICTDETGIEQLKKEERRWAKKTKWMNMKAVFGHPFSIAWLSPFATPDQGKADPYQYVV
- the ZDHHC3 gene encoding palmitoyltransferase ZDHHC3 isoform X1, whose product is MMITPVHRFRDIERTPEYLQPEKCVPPPSRASLGTMWFIRDGCGIACAVVTWMLVFYADFVVLLVMLVPSRDYVYSVINGTLFNTLAFLALASHFRAMLTDPGAVPKGNATKEFIESLQLKPGQVVYKCPKCCSIKPDRAHHCSVCKRCIRKMDHHCPWVNNCVGENNQKYFVLFTMYIALISLHALIMVGFHFLYCFEEDWTKCSSFSPPTTVILLILLCFEALLFLIFTSVMFGTQVHSICTDETGIERLKNQKPTWEKISGWEGMKLAFGGAFSLGWFNPFSNLNCESPTPAEAVAAAPASEIMTQEEIEQFLARDVAIQILRE